The genome window AAATTCTTTTGCTTTCCATTCAAAAATCGATTTTCCTTCCAGTAAAACATCCCCAGAATTAGGTGAAAGGAGTCTAGCCAAAATTTCTAATAAAGTAGATTTCCCACTACCATTTGGCCCAACAATCGTATTGATTTTATTTTTCTGGATAGTAAATGAGACATTTTTCAAAATTGCATCGGTTCCATTATAACTAAAATTAACGTCCCTTACTTCCATAAAAATCACCCTTTCGCATTAAAAAGATTAAGAACGGACCACCAATAATAAGCATAATCACAGACGCAGGGATTTCCATTTGTTGAAATAACGTTCTGCCTATCGTATCCGCGAAAAGTAGCAATAAAGCCCCAAATAATATCGAAAACGGCACAAGTATTTGATAATTTCCACCAACTAGTTTTCTTGCAATATGTGGTACAAGTAAACCAACAAAAGCAATAACACCCACTACTGCCGTGGTAATCGATGCAAGGAGTACAGCAATCAACGCTAGCCATATCCGCGTTTTATTAACTGGCACACCGAATCCTCTAGCCATTTTATTTTCAAGACCTAACACATTGCACCATTTAGCAAGTAAGAGCGCACAAATCAGTCCAATCGTTACATATATTAATAAAGTTTCCACATCAGACCATTTTTTCATTGCCAAACTCGCTGCACTACTGGCAGATTGACTAGAAACAAGCGCCACTTGCGAAGATAACGCATCACTCAGCCCTGTAAAAACCGCATTAATCGCAATCCCAATAATAATAAAACGAAGCGGATTAAAATCAGAACGATAACTAAACAAAAAGACTAGAAAACAAGCAAGTGCTCCCCCAATAAAAGAAAAAAGTGGCAACCAAAAATATAATTCCGGTAAAAATAAAATAATTACAAAACTAAAAAATTTCGCACCCGCAGAAATCCCAATCACCCCAGCATCAGCAAGCGGATTCCGCATCACAGCTTGAAGTAACAACCCTGAAACCGATAGCGCCGCACCAGCTAGCAGGGCAATAATAATCCGCGGAAATCGCAAATCAATAACGACATCCACCATTTCATTTCCACCACTAAATATCCCACTTAAAAAAGCTGGGATGGACATCGACAAACTCCCCGCTTGAACTGCCCACAAAATAGTCCCAATCAATAAAACAATCACAGCGCCAAAAGAACTTTTTTGCTTAATTGTCATAAAGCATCTTTTCCATTTCCTTTAGTGCTTCTGGCGCATTCAAACTTGCTGTCATACCAAATAAATTTTCATCCAAATCATACACACGGTTATTTTTCACCGCATCAAAATGTTTCCAAATATCATTTGTTTTAAATTCTTCGTCAAACATTTTAACCACTTCCGCAGGCATACCATGAGCCGCTCGCAAAATAATATCTGGATTAGCGCTTTGTAAGTATTCTGTATTAGAAGCTAAATATTCTACTTTTTGGTCCTTAATAACATTTTCTCCTCCAGCAAGTTTGACCAAATCGCCAATGTACGCGTGTTCTGTTACAACTAAGTAACTTCCCGGAACCCCCATAAGAATGAGTACAGTCGGCTTTTTCTTTTTCGCCACATTCGACTTCACCTGATCAATATCACTTGTTAAATCTTTATTTAATTTAGTTGCTTCTTCTATACGATCAAATTTGGCCCCAAGATTTTTAATTTCCGTTTGCATTGAAGCAATACTCGTAAAATCTAAAAAATCCGCTTCTAAATTTGCCCCTTCAAAACCACTCTTCAAGTCCGCTTCTAGCGTTTTTGTTGAAAGGACCATGTCTGGCTTCAACATCCGAATAATTTCCAAATCAGGCCCCATAGGCGACCCAGTTTCCTTTACATCAGCATAACGTTTCGGAAGTTTTTTTGAACTAGACGGAATTCCAACGAGGGGCAAATCAAGTTTATCCATAATTTCCGTAATCGCAACCGTCGTTGCCACAATTTTTGGCTCTTTCTCCGTTTTTTGTTCAGGCTTTTGAGCCGCTTCTTCCTTTCCGCAGCCAACTAAAAAAAGCAATAACACTAAAGATATGACAGCCATTTTCCTCATCACTAATTCCCCCATTTATAAAATAAAATCGGTAAAGCGAGTTAAGCAAAGGAAAACCCCGACCTAACTCGCTTTTACTAGTTTTATTAACTCAATCTTTTACGTTTTAATCGATAAGCTAAATAAAGGAAGGATGCTCCAAATAATGTAATATACCATACCATACTTGATGAATCATTCGTCTTTGCATTTTTTTCTGTCTTACTTGCTGTTTTTTGAACAGAATTTGTATCATCAAAATCCGGTTTTGCCAATTTTGGTCCAGCATTATTGTTACTCGCTACATTACCAGTATTTAAAATATCTTTTTTCACAGGTTCCTTTAACGTTACATCTTTCCCTGTAATGTCTTTAATCGTTGCTGCATTTAGTTTTACTTGAACAGTATACTCATGGTCATAAGAAAAACCTGGCATATCTTCAATTAATACATGCGTTTTTACATCTGTATTAGCCGTACCATCTTTCACAGGATACTTGACGGTTCTCGTATTTTTGTTGATATCTCCGGAAACAACTTCCATATCTTTCCAAACACCATTTACTTTATACTGGAAAGTTTTAATCCAACTACTGTTTGTTAAAGTTAAATAAACATAGGGTTGGTTATTTTCAACTTTGATTAAAGCTGGCTTCATCACATAGCTTTCCATCATGGAAGTTTCTGTTGTTCCATCTTTAAATACATCAAAATCAATCGAGTACGTATGGTTGTTCAGTAGATTTTTCGGATCAACTACTGCCGGTTTACTTGGTGTTGTTGGCGGTGTTGTCACAGGTGGATTCGTTGTACCTGGATCAGGCTTTGTCACTGGTGGGTTTGTTTCACCAGGATTTACTACAGGAGGCGTTTCGTCACTACC of Listeria monocytogenes contains these proteins:
- a CDS encoding FecCD family ABC transporter permease produces the protein MTIKQKSSFGAVIVLLIGTILWAVQAGSLSMSIPAFLSGIFSGGNEMVDVVIDLRFPRIIIALLAGAALSVSGLLLQAVMRNPLADAGVIGISAGAKFFSFVIILFLPELYFWLPLFSFIGGALACFLVFLFSYRSDFNPLRFIIIGIAINAVFTGLSDALSSQVALVSSQSASSAASLAMKKWSDVETLLIYVTIGLICALLLAKWCNVLGLENKMARGFGVPVNKTRIWLALIAVLLASITTAVVGVIAFVGLLVPHIARKLVGGNYQILVPFSILFGALLLLFADTIGRTLFQQMEIPASVIMLIIGGPFLIFLMRKGDFYGSKGR
- the isdE gene encoding heme ABC transporter substrate-binding protein IsdE, which encodes MRKMAVISLVLLLFLVGCGKEEAAQKPEQKTEKEPKIVATTVAITEIMDKLDLPLVGIPSSSKKLPKRYADVKETGSPMGPDLEIIRMLKPDMVLSTKTLEADLKSGFEGANLEADFLDFTSIASMQTEIKNLGAKFDRIEEATKLNKDLTSDIDQVKSNVAKKKKPTVLILMGVPGSYLVVTEHAYIGDLVKLAGGENVIKDQKVEYLASNTEYLQSANPDIILRAAHGMPAEVVKMFDEEFKTNDIWKHFDAVKNNRVYDLDENLFGMTASLNAPEALKEMEKMLYDN